The Pimelobacter simplex genomic sequence GCGCGGTACGCCGTGTCGCCGATCTTCTCCAGGCCCATCGGGTTGTTGAAGTCGGCCACCGCGAGCTGGCAGATGTCGCGCTGCACGCCGTCGGAGAACACGCCGCGGACCTTGCCGTCCGCCGCGATGGAGTACGACGTCAGCTCGACGCCGGCCGGCAGCGCGAGGCTGTTGAGGTCGACGTCCACGAGACCGCCGGTCGGCAGACCGGCGCCGTCGAGCGCGTAGCCCTGCACCCGCATGCCGTTGGGCGCGACGAGCACCCCGGTCTGGTCGAACGTGAACGCGCCGGCCCGGGTGTAGACGTCCTCCGCGCCGTCGCGCAGCACGAAGAAGCCGTCGCCCTGGAGCATCACGTCGGTCGGCCGCCCGGTCAGCTGCGCCGAGCCCTGGCCGAAGTTGGTCGAGGTCGCGGCGAGCTGGACGCCGAGGCCGATCTGGATCGGGTTGGTGCCGCCGCGCTCGGCGTTGCCGCCCGAGGCCGCGGTGAGCATCTGGCTCAGGGTGTCGGAGAAGACCGTGGTGCTGGCCTTGAAGCCCGTCGTGTTGGCGTTGGCGATGTTGTTGCCGGTGACGTCGAGCATGGTCTGGTTGACGCGGAGGCCGGAGATGCCGGCGAAGAGCGAGCGAAGCATGGGTGTGTCTCCTTCTTCTTCTTCGGGTGGGTGCTGGTCAGGCGGTCTTGGTCGGGGGCTTGCCGCTGGGCGGGGTGTAGGTCCCGTTGCCGGTACCGCCGGTCGGCGGCTTCTCGATCGTCGGCGCCGAGCCGACGCTGATCACGTCGGTGATCGGCACGTGGTGGCCGTCGACGCTGAGCACGGGGCCCGAGGAGAGGTACGTGGTGCCCTGGACGGTCCCGCTCTGCTCGACCCCCTTGGCGTCGTACCAGCGCACGGTCTGGCCGATCATCGAGCTCGCGCCGAACGCGAGCTGGGTGCTCAGCAGCATCGCGGTCTGGTCGGCGACGTTCTGCATCTTCTCCAGCGCGGTGAACTGCG encodes the following:
- a CDS encoding flagellar hook-basal body complex protein, which produces MLRSLFAGISGLRVNQTMLDVTGNNIANANTTGFKASTTVFSDTLSQMLTAASGGNAERGGTNPIQIGLGVQLAATSTNFGQGSAQLTGRPTDVMLQGDGFFVLRDGAEDVYTRAGAFTFDQTGVLVAPNGMRVQGYALDGAGLPTGGLVDVDLNSLALPAGVELTSYSIAADGKVRGVFSDGVQRDICQLAVADFNNPMGLEKIGDTAYRASANSGPVQLGVAGQGQRGQIMAGALEMSNVDLSAEFTNLILAQRGFQASSRVITTSDQVLEELVNIKR
- a CDS encoding flagellar hook assembly protein FlgD; its protein translation is MPIDPTSAAAAATTSYGVTSNAGSTSSTKGFGDQQVFLELMVAQMRYQDPLNPTDSSQFMAQTAQFTALEKMQNVADQTAMLLSTQLAFGASSMIGQTVRWYDAKGVEQSGTVQGTTYLSSGPVLSVDGHHVPITDVISVGSAPTIEKPPTGGTGNGTYTPPSGKPPTKTA